From Vibrio tritonius, the proteins below share one genomic window:
- the glpC gene encoding anaerobic glycerol-3-phosphate dehydrogenase subunit GlpC gives MSTMYSTQAPRNLSFEQCIKCTVCTAYCPVAKVNPLYPGPKQCGPDGERLRLKSPSYYDETLKYCTNCKRCETACPSGVNIGDLIAIARGRYGRHPTSPKTVRDYVLSHTDLMGAIAAPLAPLVNTMTHLGLVKKAMHHTLGVDKRKQLPNYVRQTFRHWFKQSCPDQSHFAQQVLFFHGCFVNNNQPQLGKDLVKVLNAMGIGMQLLEHEKCCGVPLIANGFHEKARKNGLYNIEYITKAFQDNDMHLVSTSSTCAFALKSEYPHVLGIDNSALSERIEYITKYLLTQIMSGRQLKLKPLPLTVLYHTPCHLERSGNVIFTLELLRQIPQLNLIQLDSECCGSAGTYGFKTENYDTSIAIGATLFNSVNSQQADYVITDCETCQWQLKENTDKEVLHPVSLLAMALA, from the coding sequence ATGAGTACCATGTATTCCACTCAAGCCCCCCGCAACCTCTCTTTCGAACAGTGCATAAAATGCACTGTCTGTACGGCATATTGCCCTGTGGCTAAGGTCAACCCATTGTATCCAGGCCCCAAACAGTGTGGGCCAGACGGGGAAAGGTTACGGTTAAAATCACCTAGCTACTATGACGAGACATTAAAATACTGCACCAACTGCAAGCGCTGTGAAACAGCCTGTCCTTCTGGGGTAAATATTGGTGATTTAATTGCGATTGCGCGCGGACGCTATGGTCGCCATCCAACAAGCCCTAAAACAGTACGTGACTATGTTCTCAGTCACACCGACCTTATGGGAGCTATTGCTGCACCGTTAGCGCCGCTAGTTAACACCATGACCCATTTAGGTTTAGTAAAAAAGGCCATGCACCATACCTTGGGAGTGGACAAGCGTAAGCAACTGCCTAACTATGTACGCCAAACGTTTCGCCACTGGTTTAAACAATCGTGTCCCGATCAAAGCCACTTTGCACAACAAGTGTTGTTCTTTCATGGCTGCTTTGTGAATAACAACCAACCCCAACTAGGCAAGGATTTAGTCAAAGTGCTTAACGCAATGGGGATAGGCATGCAGCTTCTTGAGCATGAAAAATGCTGTGGCGTTCCTTTGATTGCCAATGGTTTTCATGAAAAAGCGCGCAAAAACGGGCTGTATAATATTGAATACATTACCAAAGCATTCCAAGACAATGATATGCATTTGGTGTCTACATCATCAACCTGTGCTTTCGCATTAAAAAGCGAATATCCCCACGTTTTGGGCATTGACAACTCAGCACTAAGTGAACGTATCGAATACATCACCAAATACTTGCTTACTCAAATAATGAGCGGTCGTCAGCTCAAACTTAAACCGTTGCCTTTAACCGTGCTCTATCACACACCTTGCCATCTTGAACGCAGCGGTAATGTCATTTTCACACTTGAATTGTTGCGGCAGATCCCGCAGCTCAACTTGATCCAACTCGACAGTGAATGCTGTGGATCCGCCGGTACGTACGGATTTAAAACGGAAAACTACGACACCTCTATTGCCATTGGGGCGACGCTGTTCAATTCCGTTAACTCACAGCAAGCCGACTATGTGATTACCGACTGTGAAACCTGCCAATGGCAGCTAAAAGAGAACACGGATAAAGAGGTGCTTCACCCTGTATCGCTATTGGCCATGGCATTAGCCTAA
- a CDS encoding ketoacyl-ACP synthase III, with protein sequence MNRYAEITGWGKCLPPARLSNQDITTFLDTSDKWIVSRTGIEERRISHVNTSDLATVAAQRAIACAGLLNQEIDLVIVATCSADTLIPNVASKVCQNLGLSAAAFDLNAACTGFVYALETATRLLQAGAYHHAVVIGAERLSFFIDWTERDTAVLFGDGAGAVVLSHSVHECGLLQSHLGCDAGGRDILSVPSFGTGMDRFAADNGFWEFNFVGKEIFKRAVKGMGAAMNEILSREGLALDQIDQLIPHQANLRIIQTLCDLAQMPLEKAFVNISQYGNTSAATVPIALCEAVEQGRVEPNANLVLTAFGAGLTWGAGLVRWGNRVTPIANSDASLPECQATALELIQPTLTACKANKERENNVQE encoded by the coding sequence ATGAATCGCTATGCTGAAATCACTGGCTGGGGAAAGTGTTTACCGCCAGCGCGTTTATCAAATCAAGATATAACCACTTTTTTAGACACTAGTGATAAGTGGATTGTCAGTCGTACAGGAATTGAAGAGCGGCGAATTAGCCACGTAAATACGTCAGATTTGGCAACGGTAGCAGCTCAACGAGCCATTGCTTGCGCAGGACTCCTTAATCAAGAAATCGATTTAGTGATTGTGGCGACGTGCAGTGCTGATACTTTGATTCCTAATGTGGCATCGAAAGTCTGTCAAAACCTGGGGTTGAGTGCCGCAGCCTTTGACTTAAATGCGGCTTGTACCGGTTTTGTTTATGCGCTTGAGACCGCAACGCGATTACTGCAGGCTGGGGCGTATCATCATGCTGTCGTAATTGGGGCAGAACGGCTCTCATTTTTTATCGATTGGACAGAACGAGATACAGCAGTATTGTTTGGCGATGGAGCGGGCGCTGTGGTGTTGAGTCATAGCGTGCACGAATGTGGTTTATTGCAAAGCCATCTAGGTTGTGATGCTGGTGGAAGAGATATTCTGTCGGTACCATCCTTCGGTACTGGTATGGACCGTTTTGCCGCTGACAATGGATTTTGGGAGTTTAATTTTGTTGGCAAAGAGATTTTTAAACGCGCGGTAAAAGGCATGGGCGCGGCGATGAATGAAATTCTTAGCCGAGAAGGATTAGCGCTTGACCAAATCGATCAGTTAATTCCACATCAAGCCAATTTGCGCATCATTCAAACCCTGTGTGATTTAGCTCAAATGCCTTTGGAAAAGGCATTTGTGAATATATCCCAGTATGGAAATACCTCGGCAGCTACTGTCCCTATTGCGCTGTGTGAAGCGGTAGAACAGGGAAGGGTAGAGCCTAACGCAAATTTAGTGCTAACGGCGTTTGGTGCTGGTTTGACTTGGGGAGCTGGACTTGTTCGCTGGGGAAATAGGGTAACGCCTATCGCCAACAGCGATGCCAGCTTGCCAGAGTGTCAAGCGACGGCATTAGAACTGATTCAGCCGACTTTAACCGCGTGCAAAGCTAACAAGGAACGCGAGAACAACGTGCAAGAATAG
- the trxC gene encoding thioredoxin TrxC gives MTTFTTRCPSCHGLNRVPNERIAEQPHCGKCQAHLLDGAPIEGTSENFMALLQSPQPVVIDFWAPWCNPCVGFAPVFSDVAEERSGEIRFVKIDTEAQQQLAAQFQIRSIPTIMLFKDGQRVDTLNGALPKSHFSQWLDEALNK, from the coding sequence GTGACTACATTTACCACTCGTTGCCCATCTTGCCATGGGCTCAATCGCGTACCAAACGAACGTATCGCTGAACAACCACATTGCGGCAAATGCCAAGCTCACCTTTTAGACGGCGCGCCTATTGAAGGAACATCAGAGAACTTCATGGCATTGCTGCAAAGCCCACAGCCAGTCGTTATCGACTTTTGGGCACCATGGTGCAACCCTTGTGTTGGCTTCGCCCCCGTTTTTAGCGACGTTGCAGAAGAACGTTCTGGCGAGATACGTTTCGTAAAAATCGATACGGAAGCACAACAACAGTTGGCCGCGCAATTTCAAATTCGCAGTATTCCAACCATCATGCTGTTTAAAGATGGACAACGTGTCGACACGCTCAACGGTGCACTACCAAAAAGTCATTTTAGCCAATGGCTTGATGAGGCTCTTAACAAATAA
- a CDS encoding MFS transporter: protein MNTSLAVGTSPRISIPVIALTLYAVASGYLMSLIPLMLPVYGLDSSMANWLASAFYVGHFLGALCMEKFVHKAGHRNAFMVCLTVLMVSSLALPWVVNDIAWLCFRFVAGIAVAGVFVVVESWLLHGDEKGRAKRLGIYMVSLYGGTAFGQLGIASIGVDGLAPFIAIGTLLLIATYILRFSKGAQPSVGSGTSLSLRQISKLSHPAIIGCLVSGLATGAIYGLMPLELQQRGISHTDLGTLMAIVILGAMAIQPIVPWLSHIMGRTLLMALLCLLGAAAAIVSMMVPDLATLTICLFMVGVSTFALYPIAINLACANLDSSYIVSATQAMLFSYSVGSVLGPIAADWFMQGHQGVMAYLFITLMATCVYMLMSSVRTKHQWVAGK, encoded by the coding sequence TTGAACACTTCCCTTGCTGTTGGCACATCTCCACGCATCTCTATTCCAGTGATTGCGTTAACTTTGTACGCCGTTGCGTCTGGTTATTTGATGAGCTTAATACCTCTTATGCTTCCAGTTTATGGCCTTGACAGTTCAATGGCGAACTGGCTCGCTAGCGCTTTTTACGTAGGCCATTTCCTTGGGGCTTTGTGCATGGAGAAGTTTGTCCATAAAGCAGGACATCGTAATGCATTTATGGTGTGCTTAACTGTCTTGATGGTTTCAAGCTTGGCGTTACCTTGGGTAGTGAACGACATAGCGTGGTTATGTTTCCGCTTTGTTGCAGGTATTGCTGTGGCTGGTGTATTTGTCGTTGTTGAGTCATGGTTACTTCATGGGGACGAAAAAGGGCGCGCGAAACGCCTTGGGATCTACATGGTGTCTCTCTACGGTGGTACTGCGTTTGGCCAATTAGGCATTGCCTCTATCGGCGTTGATGGACTTGCTCCATTTATTGCCATTGGCACGTTACTGCTCATCGCAACGTATATTTTGCGTTTTAGCAAAGGTGCTCAACCATCCGTTGGCAGTGGCACTAGCCTGTCATTACGCCAAATTTCGAAGTTAAGCCATCCAGCCATCATCGGTTGTTTGGTTTCAGGTCTAGCCACTGGTGCCATTTATGGTTTGATGCCTCTTGAGCTACAACAACGTGGCATTAGCCATACGGACTTAGGTACTTTAATGGCTATCGTTATTTTGGGCGCGATGGCGATCCAACCCATCGTTCCTTGGCTGTCACACATTATGGGCCGCACCCTTCTTATGGCACTACTTTGCTTGTTGGGGGCCGCTGCAGCAATTGTAAGTATGATGGTTCCAGACTTAGCAACTCTCACTATCTGTTTATTTATGGTTGGTGTATCAACCTTTGCTCTCTATCCTATTGCGATCAATTTAGCGTGTGCTAATCTGGATTCCAGCTATATTGTTTCTGCAACTCAAGCGATGCTGTTTAGCTACAGCGTTGGGTCGGTTTTAGGCCCAATAGCAGCAGATTGGTTTATGCAAGGACACCAAGGCGTTATGGCCTATTTGTTCATCACTTTGATGGCTACTTGTGTCTACATGCTAATGTCAAGCGTGAGAACCAAACATCAATGGGTTGCTGGCAAATAG